The Streptococcus gwangjuense nucleotide sequence TAGAATACAAGAGGGTTTATACTATTTCTCATAACCTTTCCATTATACCACTTATCGAGCCGCAAATACACACTTAGTAAAAAGCACCTGTTTGAAAATTAAACTAAAAGGACCTAATTCTGTGCAATTCAGAACTAAATCCTTAGAATATATAACTCGTTTTACTTTTTGAATGCGAAACAGTTTTTGAAATCTCTTTAGATTAAAACTGAGCCTCAACTCGGTAGATAACTTGCCCCTTGTTGGAGAATTTTTGCTCGTATTCTGTCATGACATTGCCTTCAAAATCACTGGCATGTAAATCAAGCCAGACGCCGTTGAGCTTCATGCCATACTGAGAAAAGCTCACTAGGCTGTACTCAAACAAGCCACGGTTATCCGTCTTGAAATGAATTTCTCCATTTTCAGGCAAGATACGTTTGAAGGTATCCAAGAAGGTCTTGTAGGTCAAACGACGCTTTTCATGGCGTTTTTTAGGCCACGGATCTGAAAAGTTCAGATACAAGCGATCAATCTCACCGTCTTCAAAGTAGTCCGTCAAATCAGAACCATCTACCCACAAGAGCTTAATATTAGGTACCCCAACTTCAAGCACCTTGTCCAAAGCATAACTCAAAACAGACTTTTGAATATCAATCCCGATATAGTTGATGTCAGGGTTTTGCTTAGCCATACCTGAAACAAAGGCACCCTTTCCACTTCCAACTTCCACATGAATGGGATTGTCATTACCAAACAAGTCCCGCCATTTTCCCTTGGCTTCCAAGGGATTGAGGACCACATACTGGGGATTTGCCTCTAGTAATTCTGTCGCCCCTTTACGATTTCTAACTCTCATCTTCTCTTTCCATACTTGTCTCGGAAGTGACGCAAGCCATGAATCTCCCGATTGACATTTTCTAAATCTTGGTTCATATAATACTTGGAAATCTGGCTCAAATAAGACAATTGACCGTACCAATACAATTTATTTAATACCGTTTGATTGTACTTATAACCGTAGTAGGTCAACCATTCCTTCCACTGATGTTCTGGAATATAATGGCAGAGCATGTGAGCAACGTCAAACATGCGGTCGGTCAAGCGAACCGAATCCCAATCCACCAAATAAATCAAGCCACTGTCTGTCTCAATCCAATTACTATGTCGTACATCTCCATGGACAATGGTCGCATAGTCCTCTCTAAATCCTGGAATAGTCTGACGTAAATCAGCCATCACTTCACTGATAAAATGATTTTTACGCAAAGCATCTGGAGCCGTTTCTTGCCAAGACTGTAGTAAATCTACAGGTGTTTCCATGGCATATCCCAAACGACTCAACTGTGTCATCAACGGACGTGAGCGATGAAGACGGGTTAAAATATTGACGATTTGTTTACGATTCATATCATAGGGGGTCAATATCTTGCCTGTCAACCATTCTTGAGCACACATATCACGCCCATCTGCCAAACGGCGACTCCATAATAATTGTGGAGCAATTTGTTCTCTAGCTAGACCAGGTAGGATTGGAGAGGTGTTCATTTTTACAAAGATGCGCTTCCCATCAGGATAGCTACCCATATAAGCCTTGCCACTTTTCCCAGGTATGGGAGTCAGTGTTAGCTCATTATCACCCAAATCCATTTCTTTCCTCCGTATAAAGTTTCCTTACTATTCTACTAGTTTTTGGCCTATTCGTCAACCGCTCCACGCCCGATTCTCAAAGAAAAGCATCTCAATCGGCTCAGGCTATCATTATAACTTGAAAAAGGTAAGCACCGTCTTCTGCTTACCTTTTCATGATTTTTATAAATAATATAAGAGTGGCCAAGCATTGTAAAACATGTGAACTAGAGTAGAAACCCATAGGTTTTGGCTCTTTTTATAAGCAAAGCCCAGTAACAAGCCCCCAAGTAGATAAAAAATAAACGAAGGGACATTAGAAGGTCCATGCATAAAAGAAAAGAGAGAGGAAGTCAGTACAATCCCTAACCAAGAATTGTCAAAAACCGCACCTTGAAGAAGTCCTCTGAAAATGAGTTCCTCCTGGATGGGTCCAAAAACTGAGGAAGTCAAAATCAAAGACAGGGAAATTCCTCTGCTGACTTCCGCCAAGTGTTGAACTCCTGCGCCAGAAGAAACAGCGAAGAAATGAATATAAACTAGCGTCTCAAGAACGCTTAGAAAAAAGATTGCAATGAAAAGCAAAAGTTGTTTCTTGCTTAACATCCCAAAAGAAACCATTTCAAACTTTCTAGCATAAGTAACACTCAGCGATGTTACAAGAAGACTTACAATAATCAATTCAGATTCATTTTGAAAAAAGTCCCCATGGTTAATCGTATAAGGAACTGTAATGACGATTAGTAGTACTAAAAATCCAAAACAAAAGGCATGAAATTTATCAAAAAACTTCATAAAATTATCCTCCTCACCAAACAGACTTCCTACACGTCATTCTTTAGTTCTAGCCTTTCCAAAACAAACCATTTTAGTAACCAAAATCCGATCACATAACCCCACCCTAAGAAGATAACCATTAAAGCCAGCATGGAATTTAGGGAATTAAAGACCACCACAGATACAAAGGTTAGCACAAAAACATTAAAGGCAATGGTGTCAGAAGCCAAGACCAGAATATAAGGTGTCAACCAGTCTAAGGTTTTTGAATCTAGGAAAAATAAGTGTTTATACATGATAACCTCCTCCTGCCAGTCTTTAGACTAGTCCCAGATTAAGAAGAAAACCCTTCCTCTACTTTTTATAATACTTCAAACCCCAAATGAGCAGAAGCATGATAATCAAGCAGAGAATAGCGCCAATATAGGCAATTAGTTGTTGATAGGATTCTCCTGCTGTGACACCTCTATACAAACAAATAATAGACATAAAACCTGTCAAGCCTATATACATGAGTTGATTGGTTCTAGGACTAACCAAATCATCATCTTCAAATTCTCTTATCCTCATTTCCCTAGTGAGGTAAACAGTGAGCAAAATGGAAGCTAAGTTAATAACCACTAAGAGAAATTGGAAAACCAAGGAAAAATTTAAAAACTGGCGAGATAGAAATAGATAAGCAGAGACAAGTAAAGGCAACTGACCTAAGAACAATCTCGCAAGGAAAATGGTCTGTTTTTTAAAAAATATTTTTTTCATTGCTTTCTCCATTACAATTAAATGACATCTAATCATTTTCTAAAATTTGATAACTTTTATGAAATGTTTTAGCAGAAACAACTCTATGATTGGTGATATCTATATAATCACCTGGATAACCAAGAACATACATCCCATAACCAGCGAATCCTCCTCCAACTGTTCCAACTAGACCAAACTTGATATTAGTTGCAAGAGAAGTGTTAAGACCTGCCATTAGAATGCGCACATGATTATCCAACCAAACCATATAATTTTTTTGAAAAGCTTCCTCTACCCAACTTGGTTTAGGAGTTGCTTGACCAATTTCCCAAACATCAACAATTTGATTCCCATATTTTGCCTTCATATCTTCAATCCTTTTTAAATACCATTACATGAGTTTGGAGTTCCCCCTATACCATAAGGACTACATGGTTTTGAAAGATGTATAATAGACCACTTACCATTAATTGATCCAAAGTTGGAGACGGTGCTAGCCCACCCAATAAACCAGAAAGCATATCTCCCCAACCTCCGAAACCTCCTTCAACTTTCGCAAGCATCTCAGTATCCATCATTTCAAATTGTGACATCGTTTTTGTATTCATAACAAAAACTTCATTAGCCCCTACTTTTTATAATACTTCAAGCCCCAAATGAGTAGAAGCATGATTATCAAACAGAGAATAGCACCAATATAGGCAATCAATTGTTGATAGAATTCTCCTGCTGTGATCCCTCTATACAAACAGATAATAGACATAAAGACTGTCAAACCAATGAACATGAGTTGATTGGTTCTAGGACTAACTAAATCATCATCTTCAAACTCTCTTATCCTCATTTCTCTAGTGAGGTAAACAGTGACCAAAATAGAAGCCAAGTTAATAACCACTAAAAGAAATTGGAAAACCAAGGAAAAAGTTAAAAACTGACGAGATAGAAATAGATAAGTAGAGACAAGCAAGGGCAACTGACCTAGGAACAATCTCGTAAGGAAGATGTTCCGTTTTTTAGCAAGAAAAGTTTTCATTTCTTTGCTCCTTTCTTTTTAGTTAAAGCAAAATAGATTATAACCGCAATCATATAGGCTATTGTATAAAATAGCTGATACCAAATACTTTCCCTAAGCGGATAAAGAAAGATGGACATGATTAGATACAAGATGAAAATGACAAGTATTTTTTCTTCATAAAATTTCCTCCTAAATGTTTGTTGAGCAAGAACCTTTACACTATTAGTATAGCACTTATTTTGACCTTGAATCACTCAAATCATAAATGGTCATCAAAACATCTTGAATTGTAAAAAATTTAAAAAGCAAGCATGAAAAACATACTTGCCCTTTACACCGTATTGATACCAACTTAATTTGTAGATTTTTTATCCTGCTATCACATATCATTTTAACAGGCGAAACCATATTAAAGAAACTCCCCTGTAAATTAAGCTATCAAATACAGGGGAGAAAATTTTTAGGGGGTACTATCCGTATTCTTTTTTGAAAATTTTGAAAATATTTTTCTAATTACATCATCCATATAAGGACCAAATATACCAACTACTAAACCAATAATAAAACTTTTAAAATCCATAATTACCTCCAATTACAGTTTCTCTACTTACAAGCTCAAGCCTTTAAGTTCCCATAATAGCCAATTGTAATATTGTTTTTGTATTCACGAGGAATACCTCTTTTTATTTTCATCCTATTGCAACCTTAATAAGGTTAGTGTACTACTATTTTTTAAAATTTTCTATCCAAATCATAAATGGTCATCAAAACATCTTGAATTGTAAAAAATTAAAAAAAGCAAGCATGAAAAACATACTTGCACTAGGGGAATTTAACAATGTGAAAATACATCGAAAGCTATTCAGCCTTACTTCCGTCTGTTCTGATAGATTCTCATGATTGCAACAAGGATACAGGCTGTCCCACTTGCCAAAACCAAGAGGGTAATGATAATGTTGAGAATTTCAGGTGTCCTCTCTATTCTGTTGACAAGACGGACTAAAGACAATACTGTCAATAAGAGTAGAGCTACTGACCCTGTTCTAATTAAAGAAGCCATTCGGTTCTCAACCGCATATAAAAAGGATGGTAACATAACACAGGCTATAGCAATCACAAACAGGTTGCTCCCTGTTTCTTCTCCTTTGTTCACCACGGAAATCATGAGAAGATTCGATGCAATAATCAACGTAGAACAGATGATAAAAAAGGATTTCTTATTCATTTAATATATCTCACATACTATGGTAAAAGTCAAACTGGACAAAGACAAACTTTAACTGTTAGCTTCTGAAAATTGAAACATTGTTTTTGTATTCACGAGGAATACTTTTTTTATTTTCGTCCTGTTAGAATACCGTTGCTTGTACTCCATCAAGCAACCCCATTCCATTAGATAGTATGTTGTCTAGCTCCTCCATCTTTTCAGCTGAAAATGTTATTTTTCAGCGTTGATTGCTTTTTCATAGGTCGCTATCGTCCTTGACAACACCATCTTCCCAAACTCTTCTCAAAGTAACTTCTTTTTCCTTGCCATTTTTTACCCCTTTATTTTACATTTTTTAGTTCTGAGTGTTGTTTTTTCTTCCTCTTCGTCTTCTTTTCTTTTATTCTTTTTATAATCGTTTAGCAGTTCAAAACCTTTATCAAAAGCAAAAAAACCTAAACCTAAAGAAAACGGTGCTCCGACTATTTCTATAACTTTTGCCCACCTTGTCCCAAAATCTTCTGAAAAATAAGCAAGCGCCCCGACGGCTAAAACTGCTAAGATTAAAAAATATGCTCCAAAATCTGCACTTTCTGTTACTTTAGCTTTTTCTGTTCTACTATTTTTACTCATGATAATTTCCTTTCATTTTTAACTTTTCTACTTCCGCTAATACTAACTATTTACCATGCTTTTTTACCTATGCATTAACTACTATTTAACCCTCTAAAAGTGGTTAGTTTTCTGCCTTCCTCTCCTCGCTACCTCACGATAGTCAGGCCTGGGAATCATTATTGGGTTCACCAGTAGCAGGTGTCCACCGAGGACTTACACCTCAGATATACGACATGCCCGTCGTACTTAAAAAAGAAAGGATGAAATTCGTCCTTTCTTGATCTTAGCTTTTCTTCAACTCACTACAGTTAACAATGAGCCAAAGGATAGTTAATAACCTATTGAAGTGTCAAATGTTGCTAACTCCATTGATCTTCAAATTTAAATAGGCACATTATCGGAGTTATCAGTAAGAAAAAATCTAACCAGTTCAAATAATTCATAATATAGGATATAATACCAGCCATAACGAAAAGGTACAAAGCTGTACGATATCCTCTCTTTTGGTTTTTATCAGCCTTGGTGTTAAAAATAATGTACACACAACAAATTGCAATGAGTATAAGCTGAATCATAGTTCCATTTAACATATTAACACTCATTCCTTTTTAAAACTATTTTGGTGGTCTCAATCCATAAGCTACAAAGCCACCTACTATAGCGCCTCCTGCTGCGCAAATAAAGTAAGCTTGGGGGCCTCCAGCAATACAAGATTGTCCTGCCTGAAATGCACCCGACAAGGCTCCTACAAGTACATCTCCTCCCAATCCACCTCCAGAAATATTACTTAATTCTTGATTATCTACTATTTTGTAATTAAACATAATTTCTATTCCCTTCTATGACCAAATATTATCAGCAATTCCAGTAAAAGAACCACCAAGTTTAGCTCCAGCCCAAGCACAGGCAGCAGTCATAGCCCATGTGGCACCACCAGTAAGGAGTCCTCCTACCCCACACATAGCAACTCCGATACCTGCTCCATAGACAGCTCCTTTTCCTACTGTTCCCCAATCAGTTCCTCCCTCAATGCTAGCCAGCATTTCAGTATCCAAAACATCAAATTGAGTCATTGTTTTTGTTTCCATGAGGAATACCTCCTTTTTTATTTTTAATTTTTGTCTTGTTGCAACTTTGACAAGTTTAGTATATCATCGTTTATTAATTTTTTTCATCCAAATCTTGAATTGTCATCGAAACGTCTTGAATTGTTAAAAAATTTAAAAAGCAAGCATTAAAAACATACTTGCCCTTTCACTCTTGTCTATAGGCAAATTCTAGCTATATGTTATTACAGACAAATAATATCATTGCACCTGTTTACCATCTATTTTTATTTATGAATTTTTTGTTTCACTTTAATCATTATAGAAGCCATAAAAAACGCGACAGCTAGTCGAAGCAGTTGGTAACTTTCTTCCTCTCCTGTTTTCGGTAATAATTTTTCATTCGAAGTAATAGATTTGCTTACATAATCAGTCCCCTTAACATCAGTTGAAGGAGCTTTATTTTCTTGAGCAACATCAAAAATAGGTTTGGGAGTTTCCAATTGATTCTTATTGTCTAACATTGCTAAATTGTCAGATTGAGTAGTTTTAGCTTCAGAAGTTGAGTTTGTACTCTCCACATTCCCACTATTTTCACTATTAGAATTGGGATTAGCATTGGATATTTTCATTTCGGTTCTTTTTTCATCACCCATACCTTTGCTGTCACTTACAACTTTATCACTAATATTCATGCTGTCACTTCTAGTATTCTCATCACGGACACTTTCAGTTACTGTTCCCTCAGAAGATTTCACTGTCTCCGTTTGCTTAGGTGAGTTTCTCGAGTACATATAATCATACACCTGTTGTGCAGTTGCTCCGCCACCAACCCATCCAGATATCGGATGTCCATTTTTTAAATACAAAATTGTTGGTGTTCCTGGAATACCGACTTTTTTAAATAGAAACTCTCTCGCTTCCCCATCAAAATCCTTACCATCCAAATCATAATACTCTAACTTCTTTTCAATCAAGTTATTAAATTCTTTCAATTCAGAAGAAAATTGACGACAATGAGAGCAAGTTTTTCTACCAAAATAAATAGTATGTTCCAATTGGTCCTCTGTAAAAGATTGACGTACAGCTTCAATATCTATCTTTTTAAAGTCCGCAACATTCTTCTCATACTCTTCTGGGGTTACAACAGAAGGTTTATGCTCCACCTTTTCCTTAGCCGATGGCAAATCTGGTGCCACAACAGAACTATCATTCGCCTGGATAGATGAAGTAGTAGGCTGTTCTTCTGCATATACAACACCCGTAGTAATAGATGCAAATACAAGTGGTACAAGTAATAGCGATTTTATCTTTTGTTTCTTCATAAGAATACTCCTTTACATTTGTTATCTTTATCTTACCTTATTTAAGATTACAAATTCATATAAATCTTAAATGGTCATCGAAACATCTTGAATTGCAACAACTTCATTATAAAAGGGTAAGTATTGCGAAAACACTTACCCTTTTCTTTTATACTTCATTAAGCTCTACTTTTTATAATACTTCAAGCCCCAAATGAGCAGAAGCATGATGATTAAGTAGAGACAAGCAAAGGCAACTGACCCAGGAACAATCTCACAAAGAATATGATTCTTTTTTAGCAAGAAAAGCTTTCATTTCTTTGCTCCTTTCATATACTATCAGACGAAGAACTACACAAACTCACCGGTTCAAAACCTAAGTAGCCAGAAAAAAGAGACAGGTGACAGTAGCATTCATCAAGCCATGTACAACTACACAGGAATATAGATTTCTTTGCTTTATATAAAGACAACCCAATACAAGTCCTGTCACAAGATGC carries:
- the trmB gene encoding tRNA (guanosine(46)-N7)-methyltransferase TrmB; this encodes MRVRNRKGATELLEANPQYVVLNPLEAKGKWRDLFGNDNPIHVEVGSGKGAFVSGMAKQNPDINYIGIDIQKSVLSYALDKVLEVGVPNIKLLWVDGSDLTDYFEDGEIDRLYLNFSDPWPKKRHEKRRLTYKTFLDTFKRILPENGEIHFKTDNRGLFEYSLVSFSQYGMKLNGVWLDLHASDFEGNVMTEYEQKFSNKGQVIYRVEAQF
- the ccrZ gene encoding cell cycle regulator CcrZ, whose product is MDLGDNELTLTPIPGKSGKAYMGSYPDGKRIFVKMNTSPILPGLAREQIAPQLLWSRRLADGRDMCAQEWLTGKILTPYDMNRKQIVNILTRLHRSRPLMTQLSRLGYAMETPVDLLQSWQETAPDALRKNHFISEVMADLRQTIPGFREDYATIVHGDVRHSNWIETDSGLIYLVDWDSVRLTDRMFDVAHMLCHYIPEHQWKEWLTYYGYKYNQTVLNKLYWYGQLSYLSQISKYYMNQDLENVNREIHGLRHFRDKYGKRR
- a CDS encoding CPBP family intramembrane glutamic endopeptidase produces the protein MKFFDKFHAFCFGFLVLLIVITVPYTINHGDFFQNESELIIVSLLVTSLSVTYARKFEMVSFGMLSKKQLLLFIAIFFLSVLETLVYIHFFAVSSGAGVQHLAEVSRGISLSLILTSSVFGPIQEELIFRGLLQGAVFDNSWLGIVLTSSLFSFMHGPSNVPSFIFYLLGGLLLGFAYKKSQNLWVSTLVHMFYNAWPLLYYL
- the blpZ gene encoding immunity protein BlpZ → MYKHLFFLDSKTLDWLTPYILVLASDTIAFNVFVLTFVSVVVFNSLNSMLALMVIFLGWGYVIGFWLLKWFVLERLELKNDV
- a CDS encoding immunity protein, whose product is MKKIFFKKQTIFLARLFLGQLPLLVSAYLFLSRQFLNFSLVFQFLLVVINLASILLTVYLTREMRIREFEDDDLVSPRTNQLMYIGLTGFMSIICLYRGVTAGESYQQLIAYIGAILCLIIMLLLIWGLKYYKK
- a CDS encoding immunity protein gives rise to the protein MKTFLAKKRNIFLTRLFLGQLPLLVSTYLFLSRQFLTFSLVFQFLLVVINLASILVTVYLTREMRIREFEDDDLVSPRTNQLMFIGLTVFMSIICLYRGITAGEFYQQLIAYIGAILCLIIMLLLIWGLKYYKK
- a CDS encoding PncF family bacteriocin immunity protein, producing the protein MDFKSFIIGLVVGIFGPYMDDVIRKIFSKFSKKNTDSTP
- a CDS encoding Blp family class II bacteriocin → MFNYKIVDNQELSNISGGGLGGDVLVGALSGAFQAGQSCIAGGPQAYFICAAGGAIVGGFVAYGLRPPK
- a CDS encoding Blp family class II bacteriocin; translated protein: METKTMTQFDVLDTEMLASIEGGTDWGTVGKGAVYGAGIGVAMCGVGGLLTGGATWAMTAACAWAGAKLGGSFTGIADNIWS
- a CDS encoding thioredoxin domain-containing protein, encoding MKKQKIKSLLLVPLVFASITTGVVYAEEQPTTSSIQANDSSVVAPDLPSAKEKVEHKPSVVTPEEYEKNVADFKKIDIEAVRQSFTEDQLEHTIYFGRKTCSHCRQFSSELKEFNNLIEKKLEYYDLDGKDFDGEAREFLFKKVGIPGTPTILYLKNGHPISGWVGGGATAQQVYDYMYSRNSPKQTETVKSSEGTVTESVRDENTRSDSMNISDKVVSDSKGMGDEKRTEMKISNANPNSNSENSGNVESTNSTSEAKTTQSDNLAMLDNKNQLETPKPIFDVAQENKAPSTDVKGTDYVSKSITSNEKLLPKTGEEESYQLLRLAVAFFMASIMIKVKQKIHK